One part of the Pseudemcibacter aquimaris genome encodes these proteins:
- the grpE gene encoding nucleotide exchange factor GrpE — translation MTENTENEEMNEENISEEENNEQPEKTEEAGEEVTPLSVAEAEINDLRDKLLRAVAEAENVRRRAEKEKADAANYAVTNFARDILAVADNLHRALESLPEEDNIPDHVKNLLEGVKMTDRELHNIFERHGINKINPHGEAFDHNHHQAMFEAETDEHPHGTVMQVMQVGYKIKDRLLRPAMVGVSKGGNKDKEGVDTKA, via the coding sequence ATGACTGAAAACACAGAAAATGAAGAAATGAACGAAGAAAACATTTCTGAAGAAGAAAATAACGAACAACCGGAAAAGACGGAAGAAGCAGGCGAAGAAGTAACGCCATTAAGCGTTGCTGAAGCAGAGATCAATGATCTGCGTGACAAGCTTTTACGCGCAGTTGCAGAGGCAGAAAACGTACGTCGCCGCGCTGAAAAAGAAAAAGCAGACGCAGCAAATTACGCGGTGACAAATTTTGCCCGTGACATCCTTGCCGTTGCGGACAACCTTCACCGTGCGCTAGAATCCTTGCCGGAAGAAGACAATATTCCCGATCATGTTAAGAACCTGCTTGAAGGTGTTAAAATGACTGACCGCGAGCTTCACAATATCTTTGAACGCCACGGCATTAATAAAATTAATCCACATGGCGAAGCTTTCGATCACAATCATCACCAAGCAATGTTCGAAGCAGAAACAGATGAGCATCCACACGGTACAGTGATGCAGGTAATGCAGGTTGGTTATAAAATCAAAGACCGCCTATTACGTCCTGCGATGGTTGGTGTTTCCAAAGGCGGTAACAAAGACAAAGAAGGCGTTGATACCAAGGCCTAA
- the hrcA gene encoding heat-inducible transcriptional repressor HrcA: MSILNDRSREIFRQIVDAYILTGDPVGSATLSKQLEVSLSPATVRNVMADLEESGLIYSPHTSAGRIPTEMGLRLFVDGMLELGNLTKQERNDIKIQCNNSGHNMEDVLTKAGSMLSGLSQCASVVMAPKKDRPLKHVEFVHLSPGRALVVMVSDGDDVENRIIDVPPGITPSALIQAANYINSKLHGHDFSEAKAQIEKEISVHEAELDLLAQNIVEQGLAVWAGTRDAGQISKESLIVRGQANLLDDLDAKEDLERIRLLFSDLERKKDLIELLGLAKNADGVRIFIGSENNLFSLSGSSVIAAPYMDEKNNLLGVIGVIGPTRLNYARIIPMVDYTAKIIGKII; this comes from the coding sequence ATGAGCATTTTGAACGACAGATCACGGGAAATATTCCGCCAGATTGTGGACGCCTATATTTTAACGGGCGACCCGGTTGGTTCTGCAACGCTTTCAAAACAGCTTGAAGTATCCCTTTCCCCGGCTACGGTTCGTAATGTAATGGCAGATTTGGAAGAAAGCGGTCTTATTTATTCCCCACACACATCCGCGGGACGCATTCCAACGGAAATGGGATTAAGGTTATTTGTCGATGGCATGCTGGAACTGGGCAATCTGACCAAACAAGAACGTAATGACATTAAAATTCAGTGCAATAATTCCGGCCACAATATGGAAGATGTGCTGACCAAAGCCGGAAGCATGCTTTCCGGTCTTTCCCAATGTGCCAGCGTCGTTATGGCCCCAAAGAAAGACCGCCCGTTAAAACATGTTGAATTTGTGCATTTATCACCCGGGCGTGCCCTTGTGGTGATGGTTAGTGACGGTGATGATGTTGAAAACCGTATTATTGATGTGCCACCGGGCATTACCCCGTCCGCACTTATTCAAGCGGCCAATTACATCAATTCGAAATTACATGGCCATGACTTTTCTGAGGCCAAAGCACAGATTGAAAAAGAAATCAGCGTACATGAAGCAGAACTTGATCTGCTCGCCCAGAATATTGTTGAACAAGGCCTTGCTGTCTGGGCAGGAACCCGAGACGCGGGGCAAATATCAAAAGAATCACTTATTGTCCGTGGACAGGCAAATCTGCTCGATGATTTGGATGCGAAAGAGGATCTGGAACGTATCAGACTACTTTTTAGTGATCTTGAGCGCAAAAAAGACTTGATTGAGCTGCTTGGGCTCGCAAAAAATGCCGATGGAGTAAGAATTTTCATTGGTTCTGAAAATAATCTCTTTTCTCTTTCGGGTTCATCTGTTATCGCTGCACCCTATATGGATGAAAAAAACAACTTACTCGGTGTGATTGGCGTTATTGGACCAACACGGTTAAATTATGCAAGGATCATTCCGATGGTAGATTACACAGCAAAAATTATTGGAAAAATAATATAA